A stretch of Rhizobium sp. TH2 DNA encodes these proteins:
- the pdxY gene encoding pyridoxal kinase PdxY — MDSGSPAEIVAISSHVVRGAVGNRAVVFALETMGFPVWSLPTVILPWHPGHGPSTRIATPDGQFAAAIEDMTDSRWSGHIRAVITGYFGSAVQVAPVARMIRRLKEKNPGLIYACDPVIGDSGGLYVPVAIAEAIRDELLPLADIATPNRYELGWLSGASLDSNAQIIEAALALGPGKVLVTSAVPMMAGGIGNLLLTDRVALLAEHRMVGDAPNGLGDLTSALFLARLLKGESEERALQMTTAAVFEILARSVKRGADELMLSEDYSSFLNPMAMVQLRQLLHPSRAKKK, encoded by the coding sequence ATGGATAGCGGCAGCCCGGCGGAAATCGTGGCGATATCCAGCCATGTCGTGCGCGGCGCGGTGGGCAACCGGGCCGTCGTGTTCGCGCTTGAAACCATGGGCTTTCCCGTCTGGTCGCTCCCCACGGTCATCCTGCCCTGGCACCCCGGACATGGTCCTTCCACGCGCATCGCGACGCCGGACGGGCAGTTCGCTGCCGCGATCGAGGACATGACGGATTCCCGCTGGTCGGGGCATATCCGCGCAGTGATCACCGGCTATTTCGGCAGTGCCGTACAGGTCGCGCCGGTGGCGCGGATGATCCGCCGGCTCAAGGAGAAGAATCCGGGTCTCATCTATGCCTGCGATCCGGTGATCGGCGATTCAGGTGGCCTCTATGTGCCTGTCGCGATCGCTGAAGCCATTCGCGACGAACTGCTTCCGCTTGCCGATATCGCGACGCCTAATCGCTACGAGCTCGGCTGGCTCTCTGGGGCAAGCCTCGACAGCAATGCGCAGATCATCGAGGCGGCACTGGCGCTGGGGCCGGGCAAGGTTCTCGTCACATCGGCGGTGCCGATGATGGCTGGCGGCATCGGCAATCTGCTCCTGACCGATCGGGTGGCGCTGCTCGCCGAGCACCGCATGGTCGGCGACGCGCCGAACGGGCTGGGCGACCTGACATCCGCGCTGTTTCTCGCTCGCCTCCTGAAGGGCGAGAGCGAGGAGCGGGCGCTGCAGATGACAACGGCGGCGGTGTTCGAGATTCTTGCCCGTTCGGTCAAGCGCGGCGCCGACGAATTGATGCTTTCCGAAGACTACTCAAGTTTTCTTAACCCCATGGCCATGGTGCAGCTTCGCCAGTTGCTGCATCCGTCACGGGCGAAGAAAAAATAG
- a CDS encoding MFS transporter, with translation MQVADGTSQPERAVPKRAIFGWMMFDWAAQPFFTVVITFVFGPYFAARMAADPTAGQLAWSNVGIVSGIAIAVLSPILGSIADETGNRKHWIGFFAAIKIVSLLLLWYAVPGSSLLAIGLLIVLASIAAEFSIVFNDSMMTRLVDSKSVGKISNIAWGLGYAGGLIALFSVLLLLAGSPTTGKTIIGITPLFGLDPAQGEDARITGPLAAIWYFIFILPMFFFTPDSSKHVSLGGAVGRGLTELGVTLKDLLRRTGLLKFLIARMIFQDGINGLLFLGGAFAAGMFGWQTTEIGLFGIMLAFVAIFSCLIAGYLDARLGSKAIIMICLILLIIATTGIISTGPGFTLFGLAQLSSDDSGGLFGTMAEKVYILYGLLIGIAFGPVQASSRSYLARSVSVEEAGRYFGIYALSGRATSFLANVINSLLILLTASARVGMASLIAFFAIGLLILIFTPYPANKQQADAKR, from the coding sequence ATTCAAGTGGCTGACGGAACCTCTCAACCGGAACGCGCCGTACCGAAACGCGCGATTTTCGGATGGATGATGTTCGACTGGGCCGCCCAGCCGTTCTTCACCGTCGTCATCACCTTCGTCTTCGGCCCCTATTTCGCTGCCCGCATGGCGGCTGATCCTACGGCCGGCCAGCTCGCCTGGAGCAATGTTGGAATTGTTTCCGGCATTGCCATCGCGGTGTTGTCTCCCATTCTCGGCTCGATCGCCGACGAGACTGGAAACCGCAAGCACTGGATCGGCTTCTTCGCCGCGATCAAGATCGTATCGCTGCTGTTGCTCTGGTATGCTGTACCCGGCAGTTCACTGCTCGCCATCGGCCTTCTCATCGTGCTCGCCTCCATCGCTGCGGAGTTCTCGATCGTCTTCAACGATTCCATGATGACACGGCTGGTCGATAGCAAGAGTGTCGGCAAGATCTCCAACATTGCCTGGGGCCTCGGCTATGCAGGCGGATTGATCGCGCTCTTCTCCGTTCTGTTGCTCCTGGCTGGGAGCCCAACGACTGGAAAAACGATCATAGGTATTACGCCGCTCTTCGGGCTTGATCCAGCCCAGGGCGAGGACGCGCGTATCACCGGGCCGCTCGCGGCGATCTGGTACTTCATCTTCATCCTGCCGATGTTCTTCTTCACGCCGGACAGTTCGAAGCACGTTTCCCTTGGCGGCGCTGTCGGCCGGGGCCTGACTGAACTCGGCGTAACCCTCAAGGACCTTCTACGGCGTACCGGGCTCCTGAAGTTCCTGATCGCCCGAATGATCTTCCAGGATGGCATCAACGGCCTGCTGTTCCTCGGCGGCGCATTTGCCGCCGGCATGTTCGGCTGGCAGACAACGGAAATCGGCCTGTTCGGCATCATGCTGGCCTTCGTCGCCATCTTCAGCTGCCTTATCGCCGGTTATCTCGATGCCCGCCTGGGATCCAAGGCAATCATCATGATCTGCCTGATCCTGCTGATCATCGCCACGACAGGCATCATTTCGACCGGTCCGGGATTCACCCTGTTCGGCCTTGCACAACTGTCGAGCGACGACAGCGGCGGACTGTTCGGCACGATGGCGGAAAAGGTCTACATCCTCTACGGCCTGCTGATTGGCATTGCTTTCGGACCGGTTCAGGCCTCCTCGCGATCCTATCTCGCCAGGAGCGTCAGCGTCGAGGAAGCCGGCCGCTATTTTGGCATCTACGCGCTCTCCGGCCGGGCGACATCCTTCCTCGCGAACGTGATCAACAGCCTGCTGATCTTGCTGACGGCATCGGCCCGCGTCGGCATGGCGTCGCTGATCGCCTTCTTCGCGATCGGGCTGCTGATACTGATTTTCACACCTTATCCGGCGAACAAGCAACAGGCTGACGCAAAACGGTGA
- the purH gene encoding bifunctional phosphoribosylaminoimidazolecarboxamide formyltransferase/IMP cyclohydrolase: MAVQSKNIPAPVKVKIRTALISVSDKSGIADLARELAGLGVRILSTGGTFKALSAEGIAVVDVADITGFPEIMDGRVKTLHPNVHGGLLAIRDDAEHVEAMRAHGIEGIDLAVINLYPFEEVRARDENYAQSVENIDIGGPAMIRASAKNHAYVTILTDPADYPELLDQLKADGTVAYGFRQKMAQKAFARTAAYDAAISNWLAEDLKIDTPRHRTIGGVLREEMRYGENPHQKAAFYVTGDRRPGVANATLLQGKQLSYNNINDTDAAFELVAEFSPANGPACAIIKHANPCGVATAANLKDAYLKALACDSTSAFGGIIALNSLLDAATASEIVKLFTEVIIAPKVSDEAKAIIAAKPNLRLLVAGGLPDPRTPGLTAKTVSGGFLVQTRDNAMVEDLDLKVVTSRAPSAQELEDMKFAFKVAKHVKSNAVVYARDGQTAGIGAGQMSRVDSARIAGIKAEEAAKANGWAEPMTKGSAAASEAFLPFADGLLSMISAGATAVIQPGGSMRDQEVIDAANAHNVAMVFTGFRHFRH; this comes from the coding sequence ATGGCCGTGCAATCCAAGAACATTCCCGCCCCCGTCAAGGTCAAGATCAGGACAGCGTTGATTTCGGTCAGCGACAAATCGGGTATTGCCGATCTGGCGCGTGAACTGGCGGGCCTTGGGGTCAGGATTCTCTCCACCGGCGGTACGTTCAAGGCGCTGAGCGCCGAGGGTATAGCGGTCGTCGATGTCGCTGATATCACGGGCTTTCCCGAGATCATGGATGGCCGTGTGAAGACGTTGCATCCCAATGTCCATGGCGGTTTGCTCGCCATTCGCGACGATGCCGAACATGTCGAGGCGATGAGGGCACATGGCATCGAGGGTATCGATCTCGCCGTGATCAATCTCTATCCGTTCGAGGAAGTCCGCGCGCGTGATGAGAACTACGCCCAGAGCGTCGAGAATATTGATATCGGCGGGCCGGCGATGATCCGCGCCTCGGCGAAAAACCATGCATATGTGACCATCCTCACCGATCCGGCCGACTATCCCGAACTGTTGGACCAGCTCAAGGCGGACGGCACGGTTGCTTATGGCTTCCGCCAGAAGATGGCGCAGAAGGCGTTTGCCCGCACGGCGGCCTATGATGCGGCGATCTCGAACTGGCTGGCCGAGGACCTCAAGATCGATACGCCGCGGCACCGTACGATTGGCGGCGTGTTGCGCGAGGAAATGCGCTATGGCGAGAACCCGCACCAGAAGGCGGCGTTCTATGTGACCGGCGACAGGCGCCCGGGCGTTGCCAATGCGACGCTGCTGCAGGGCAAGCAGCTTTCCTACAACAATATCAACGACACGGACGCCGCCTTTGAATTGGTGGCGGAATTTTCGCCGGCTAACGGTCCCGCCTGCGCAATCATCAAGCATGCCAATCCTTGCGGCGTGGCGACGGCAGCCAACTTGAAGGATGCCTATCTCAAGGCGCTCGCCTGCGACTCCACCTCCGCTTTCGGCGGCATTATCGCCTTGAATTCATTGCTTGATGCGGCAACCGCGAGCGAGATCGTCAAGCTTTTCACCGAGGTGATCATCGCGCCCAAGGTCAGCGACGAGGCCAAGGCGATCATCGCGGCCAAGCCGAACCTCCGGCTGCTGGTGGCCGGTGGCCTTCCCGATCCGCGCACGCCGGGCCTCACGGCCAAGACGGTCTCCGGTGGCTTCTTGGTCCAGACCCGCGACAATGCCATGGTCGAGGACCTCGATCTCAAAGTTGTGACATCGCGCGCGCCGTCCGCCCAGGAACTCGAGGACATGAAGTTCGCCTTCAAGGTTGCCAAGCACGTGAAATCGAATGCCGTTGTCTATGCCAGGGACGGCCAGACCGCCGGCATCGGCGCCGGCCAGATGAGCCGCGTCGATTCGGCCCGGATCGCCGGCATCAAGGCTGAAGAGGCCGCGAAGGCCAATGGTTGGGCCGAACCGATGACCAAGGGCTCGGCTGCCGCCTCCGAAGCCTTCCTGCCATTCGCCGACGGTCTGCTGTCGATGATCTCCGCCGGTGCAACGGCCGTCATCCAGCCCGGTGGTTCGATGCGTGATCAGGAAGTGATCGATGCGGCCAATGCGCACAATGTGGCGATGGTCTTCACCGGCTTCCGCCATTTCCGGCACTGA
- a CDS encoding heparinase II/III family protein encodes MSVSGRRRYLSHYMGETRRRFSRGFAAFRVTMMPALRRTPKSLVVAPTDLRAADPFIAEEIAEGRFPLAGRALDTHGYSPFSIELPSKEFASRLHSFSWLRHIRATKSDTHYATARQLTDEWIALHGKRITGLAWDADVTAQRIVAWLSHSTVVLKNADVNFYRRFLRSLAMQIRYLELTARNTPDGEIRLRIRIALAVATVSLPASAGRLKRASRDLDRELERQILGDGGHISRNPRTGLELLFDLLPLRQTYVNLGHDLPARLMPAIDRMYPALRFFRHQGGELALFNGATTTLAHELMSVLRYDETAGKPFRALPHMHYQRLAAGDTVIIVDTGVPISTSMSRTAHAGCLSFEMSSGKHRFVINSGAPRFAGETYRQLARATAAHSTVTVNDTSSSRISKSGMAGPVFSDGVTRIKLERQEIGDDGGDGLIVSHDGYAEPFGLIHERTLQINAAGSQIRGNDRLALEDGSDPPVSTETRAVARFHIHPQIEIREVDEHEVRLVAPDGETWALSTLDAAIRVEEDVFFADPSGIRASQQLELNFEPGESLEIQWVLSRIASAGSN; translated from the coding sequence ATGAGCGTATCCGGGCGTCGCAGATATCTGTCGCACTATATGGGGGAAACGCGGCGGCGGTTCTCTCGCGGCTTCGCTGCATTCCGCGTCACCATGATGCCCGCACTACGGCGTACGCCGAAGAGCCTCGTCGTCGCGCCGACCGACCTGCGAGCGGCCGATCCGTTTATCGCGGAAGAGATTGCGGAGGGACGCTTTCCCCTTGCCGGCCGCGCGCTTGATACGCACGGATATTCGCCGTTCTCGATCGAGTTGCCCTCAAAGGAATTTGCCAGCCGGCTTCATAGCTTCTCGTGGCTCAGGCATATCAGGGCGACAAAATCCGATACTCATTACGCCACCGCACGCCAGTTGACCGACGAATGGATCGCGCTGCACGGCAAGCGGATCACCGGTCTTGCTTGGGATGCTGATGTTACGGCGCAGAGAATCGTGGCCTGGCTCTCGCATTCGACCGTGGTGCTGAAGAACGCCGACGTGAATTTCTATCGCCGGTTCCTCAGGAGCCTGGCAATGCAGATCCGCTACCTCGAACTGACGGCGCGCAATACGCCGGATGGCGAGATCAGGCTCAGGATCCGCATCGCGCTGGCGGTTGCCACCGTCTCGCTCCCTGCCTCGGCAGGAAGGCTCAAGCGGGCATCCAGGGATCTCGATCGCGAGCTGGAACGGCAGATTCTCGGCGATGGTGGCCATATATCGCGCAATCCGCGCACCGGGCTTGAACTGTTGTTTGACCTGCTGCCGCTGCGCCAGACCTATGTCAATCTCGGCCACGACCTGCCGGCGCGGCTGATGCCGGCGATCGACCGCATGTATCCCGCGCTCAGGTTTTTCCGCCATCAGGGCGGCGAACTGGCACTGTTCAACGGCGCCACCACGACGCTTGCCCATGAACTGATGTCGGTGCTGCGCTATGACGAGACGGCGGGCAAGCCGTTCCGGGCGCTGCCGCATATGCATTACCAGCGGCTTGCGGCGGGCGACACGGTCATCATCGTCGATACCGGCGTGCCGATCTCGACCTCCATGTCGCGTACCGCCCATGCCGGCTGCCTGTCGTTCGAAATGTCGTCCGGCAAGCACCGGTTCGTCATCAATTCCGGCGCGCCGCGCTTTGCCGGCGAGACCTACCGCCAGCTGGCCCGCGCGACAGCGGCGCATTCGACGGTGACGGTCAACGACACAAGCTCCTCCCGCATCTCTAAATCCGGCATGGCGGGCCCCGTATTTTCCGATGGCGTCACCAGGATCAAGCTGGAACGACAGGAGATCGGCGACGACGGCGGCGACGGGCTGATCGTCAGCCATGACGGCTATGCGGAGCCTTTCGGCCTGATCCACGAGCGCACGTTGCAGATCAATGCAGCGGGCAGCCAGATCCGCGGCAACGACCGGCTGGCGCTGGAAGATGGTTCGGATCCGCCGGTCAGCACCGAGACGCGGGCGGTGGCGCGCTTTCATATTCACCCGCAGATCGAAATCCGCGAGGTCGATGAGCACGAAGTGCGCCTCGTCGCGCCCGATGGCGAGACCTGGGCGCTCTCGACGCTCGATGCGGCGATACGGGTCGAGGAAGACGTGTTCTTCGCTGATCCGAGCGGCATAAGGGCGTCGCAGCAGCTGGAGCTGAATTTCGAGCCGGGCGAGTCGCTGGAGATCCAATGGGTGCTGAGCCGCATCGCCAGCGCCGGCAGCAACTGA
- a CDS encoding RsmB/NOP family class I SAM-dependent RNA methyltransferase, giving the protein MNYDPRRSAPRKPSAHVKPKREHSPLSDKPGFQPRAAAVKILSAVIDQKTSLDGMLDDDHGNPAYRALSPADRALVKAIMNSCLRHLTWIDAIFDGFLDKPLPDGARNLRHILSVAAAQILFLDVPDHSAVDIAVEQARLDPRSSRFANLVNALLRRLGREKDDNLLFFVSRDVPVFPAWFHARLSEVYGNETADAIGKACRSPAPVDVTVKNDPAGWAVKLGGSVLPTGTVRLDAFDGSVTALPGFDEGAWWVQDAAASIPARLMGDLRGKRVADLCAAPGGKTAQLILKGGNVTAVEQSANRMKRLKGNLARLGYEAEFQQAKLEDLKPAELFDAVLLDAPCSSTGTIRRHPDVYWTKDMADVEKLASVQARLLRSAFGLVKPGGTLVFSNCSLDPLEGEELVAAFLAEVPDAERVPIRREDWPGLEEAIDDAGDFRTTPVMLGGMDGFFASVLRRKSH; this is encoded by the coding sequence TTGAATTATGACCCGAGGCGTAGCGCGCCGCGCAAGCCATCCGCTCATGTAAAACCCAAGCGTGAGCACAGCCCGCTTTCGGACAAGCCGGGCTTTCAGCCGCGCGCGGCTGCCGTCAAGATTCTCTCGGCCGTCATCGACCAGAAGACTTCGCTCGACGGAATGCTGGATGACGACCATGGCAATCCGGCCTATCGGGCGCTGTCGCCGGCCGACCGGGCGCTGGTCAAGGCGATCATGAATTCCTGCCTGAGGCATCTGACCTGGATCGACGCGATCTTCGACGGCTTCCTCGATAAGCCCCTGCCCGATGGAGCGCGCAACCTGCGTCACATACTGTCGGTCGCCGCCGCGCAGATCCTGTTCCTCGATGTTCCCGATCACTCCGCCGTTGATATCGCGGTCGAGCAGGCGCGGCTTGATCCACGCTCGTCGCGATTCGCCAATCTGGTGAATGCCTTGTTGCGGAGGCTTGGCCGCGAGAAGGACGACAACCTGCTATTCTTTGTCAGCAGGGATGTGCCGGTGTTTCCGGCTTGGTTCCATGCGCGCCTCTCCGAGGTCTACGGCAACGAGACGGCCGATGCGATCGGCAAAGCCTGCCGCTCGCCGGCCCCTGTCGATGTCACAGTTAAAAACGATCCTGCCGGTTGGGCCGTGAAGCTCGGCGGCAGCGTTCTGCCGACCGGCACGGTGAGGCTCGATGCGTTTGATGGCTCGGTCACGGCGCTCCCCGGTTTCGACGAGGGCGCTTGGTGGGTACAGGACGCTGCCGCATCGATTCCGGCCCGTCTGATGGGTGACCTCAGAGGCAAGCGTGTCGCCGATCTCTGCGCGGCACCCGGCGGCAAGACGGCCCAGCTTATTTTGAAGGGTGGCAATGTCACGGCGGTCGAGCAATCGGCCAACCGGATGAAACGCCTCAAGGGCAACCTCGCGCGGCTGGGTTACGAGGCCGAATTCCAGCAGGCCAAGCTCGAGGATTTGAAACCCGCCGAACTGTTCGACGCTGTGCTGCTCGATGCTCCATGCTCATCGACCGGCACGATCCGCCGCCATCCCGATGTCTACTGGACCAAGGACATGGCCGATGTGGAAAAGCTCGCTTCGGTCCAGGCGCGCCTGCTGCGCAGCGCATTCGGCCTCGTCAAGCCGGGCGGAACCCTGGTCTTTTCCAACTGCTCGCTCGATCCGCTTGAAGGCGAGGAACTGGTTGCGGCCTTCCTTGCAGAGGTTCCGGACGCCGAGCGTGTGCCGATCCGGCGAGAAGACTGGCCGGGACTGGAAGAAGCCATCGATGACGCCGGGGACTTCCGCACCACGCCGGTGATGCTGGGTGGCATGGATGGATTTTTTGCGTCCGTATTGCGCCGCAAGTCGCACTGA
- the htpX gene encoding zinc metalloprotease HtpX, translating into MNFVRTAMLLAFLTALFMGVGYLIGGQGGMLIALLIAAAMNVFSWWSSGDMVLRAYDAQQIDAHNAPEFFEMIRDLSGKAGLPMPKVYLINSDQPNAFATGRNPENAAVAASTGLLQRLTPEEISGVMAHELAHIENRDTLTMTITATIAGAISMLGNFAFFMGGSRDNDRPFGFIGVIVAMIVAPFAAMLVQMAISRSREYAADRRGAEICGNPLWLAAALKKIEAAAHRIPNADAERNPATAHMFIINPLSGERMDNLFSTHPATDNRVAELEKFAHAMRQTPREPPQAHDAQQPDGETRQGPWGPSTEPVEPVKAEPKPRSSSVPNITWGRGDRKPPEGPYS; encoded by the coding sequence ATGAATTTCGTTCGCACGGCAATGCTTCTCGCCTTCCTCACCGCACTCTTCATGGGCGTCGGCTACCTGATCGGTGGACAGGGCGGCATGCTGATCGCACTGCTCATTGCGGCGGCCATGAACGTGTTTTCGTGGTGGAGTTCCGGCGACATGGTGCTGCGCGCCTATGATGCGCAGCAGATCGATGCGCACAACGCACCGGAATTCTTCGAGATGATCCGCGATCTGAGCGGCAAGGCCGGGCTGCCGATGCCGAAGGTCTATCTGATCAATTCCGACCAGCCGAACGCGTTTGCCACCGGCCGCAATCCGGAAAATGCCGCCGTCGCCGCCTCGACCGGCCTACTGCAACGGCTGACGCCTGAGGAAATCTCGGGCGTGATGGCGCATGAACTCGCCCATATCGAAAACCGCGACACGCTGACCATGACGATCACGGCGACGATTGCCGGTGCGATCTCGATGCTCGGTAATTTCGCCTTCTTCATGGGCGGCTCGCGCGATAACGACAGGCCGTTCGGTTTTATCGGCGTCATCGTCGCGATGATCGTCGCGCCCTTCGCCGCCATGCTGGTGCAGATGGCGATCAGCCGTAGCCGTGAATATGCCGCTGACCGGCGTGGGGCCGAAATTTGTGGCAATCCGCTGTGGCTCGCCGCGGCGCTCAAGAAGATCGAAGCCGCCGCGCACCGCATTCCCAATGCCGATGCCGAGCGCAATCCGGCCACCGCGCATATGTTCATCATCAACCCGCTGTCCGGCGAGCGAATGGACAATCTCTTCTCGACGCATCCGGCTACGGACAACCGCGTGGCGGAGCTGGAGAAATTCGCTCACGCCATGCGGCAGACGCCACGTGAGCCGCCGCAGGCGCACGACGCACAGCAGCCGGATGGCGAAACGCGCCAGGGCCCGTGGGGGCCCTCGACCGAGCCGGTCGAGCCTGTTAAAGCGGAGCCAAAGCCGCGTTCGAGCTCGGTTCCCAACATCACCTGGGGCCGGGGCGACCGCAAACCGCCCGAAGGACCCTATTCTTGA
- a CDS encoding DUF1674 domain-containing protein: MTGKIPEAANDSTPQPKKLSPAARRALDEAEERRKAQAQSDMPPEVGGRGGADPARFGDWEVNGRAIDF; the protein is encoded by the coding sequence ATGACTGGCAAGATACCCGAAGCGGCAAATGATTCGACCCCGCAGCCAAAAAAATTGAGCCCCGCGGCCCGGCGTGCGCTTGACGAGGCGGAGGAGCGCCGCAAGGCGCAGGCGCAATCCGACATGCCGCCGGAAGTCGGCGGACGCGGTGGTGCCGATCCCGCACGCTTCGGTGATTGGGAAGTAAACGGCCGCGCTATCGATTTCTAG
- a CDS encoding thermonuclease family protein, which translates to MRNVVKGPVEAELISVIDGDTLLVNARPWPQHSIAVLVRIRGIDAPEMKSKCKGARRAAERAKQALSHLATGRIRLTNISGDKYFGRIVADVTAEGDTDIGAAMIGSGLAHIYDGGRKVRESC; encoded by the coding sequence GTGCGAAACGTGGTCAAGGGTCCGGTCGAGGCCGAACTCATCTCGGTCATCGACGGCGATACGCTTCTCGTCAATGCCAGACCCTGGCCACAGCATTCGATCGCGGTCCTGGTCCGTATCCGCGGCATCGATGCGCCGGAGATGAAATCGAAATGCAAGGGCGCACGCCGCGCCGCTGAGCGGGCAAAACAAGCCTTGTCACATCTGGCGACCGGCAGAATCCGACTAACCAATATCTCCGGCGACAAATATTTCGGCCGTATCGTCGCCGATGTGACGGCGGAAGGTGACACCGACATCGGTGCCGCCATGATCGGCAGCGGCCTCGCCCACATCTATGACGGTGGGCGGAAGGTGCGGGAGAGTTGCTGA
- a CDS encoding Panacea domain-containing protein: protein MLEDLGRKVDYRIELSGGQNRLKESILYVCQKASEMEFFGAIKLNKILWRADFKSFAERQVPVTGRQYQRLAMGPAPVEMPPVVNDLLRDGAIVIERRKVGRHEEKRHIAKVGPVLRMFSPEDLDYLDEAIEHYRFLTGTEASDESHGIAWKTRDDGDPMPYQSAYFEDKPLSDNALEKLTGIAKAKKWQSS from the coding sequence ATGCTGGAAGATCTGGGAAGGAAAGTAGACTATAGGATCGAACTTTCAGGCGGGCAAAACCGTCTGAAGGAGTCGATCCTGTATGTTTGCCAAAAAGCTTCCGAAATGGAATTCTTCGGTGCGATAAAGCTCAACAAGATATTATGGCGGGCCGACTTCAAGTCCTTTGCCGAGAGGCAGGTTCCTGTGACTGGCAGGCAATATCAAAGACTTGCAATGGGTCCCGCTCCCGTCGAAATGCCTCCAGTTGTCAACGACCTTCTGCGTGACGGAGCAATCGTGATCGAACGCAGAAAAGTAGGTCGTCACGAGGAAAAACGACACATCGCTAAAGTCGGACCGGTGCTGCGGATGTTCAGCCCAGAGGATTTAGACTATCTAGACGAAGCCATTGAGCACTATAGGTTCCTGACAGGCACCGAGGCGAGTGACGAGTCACATGGCATCGCATGGAAGACACGGGATGACGGCGATCCAATGCCGTATCAGTCAGCCTATTTTGAAGATAAGCCCTTATCGGACAACGCCCTAGAGAAGCTTACCGGCATTGCCAAAGCGAAAAAGTGGCAATCCAGTTAA